Proteins encoded within one genomic window of Candidatus Poribacteria bacterium:
- a CDS encoding AAC(3) family N-acetyltransferase, with product MKTPHTRETLTHDLKNLGVEFGDTLFIHSSFKSLGPVEGGAGTVVSALENAVGPEGLILMPSFNLLDGRELRVSTWNIKKTPSTVGWLTEFFRQMPNTYRSDHYSHSVAARGKNAKAFVSTHLSREGYKSPWDHEPWGKTYGTHSPMQKAYKADGKLLMLGVDYNTSTYVHFVEVLYWHELLERDSEMPYPALDRPLLGEFWDEVGNLDRGLLGNSNCRLFRIQAYIHTLLREVKTNPDPYLKTRLPKHLHSRPTG from the coding sequence ATGAAAACACCACACACACGTGAAACACTTACACATGACCTGAAAAACCTGGGCGTTGAATTCGGGGATACGCTCTTTATTCACTCCTCCTTTAAAAGTCTTGGACCTGTCGAGGGTGGGGCAGGAACTGTGGTCAGCGCGCTTGAGAATGCCGTTGGACCAGAGGGACTCATCTTGATGCCCTCGTTCAATCTCCTCGATGGAAGAGAGTTGCGGGTGAGCACATGGAACATCAAAAAGACACCGTCCACTGTCGGATGGCTCACCGAGTTTTTCCGCCAGATGCCCAACACCTACCGCTCCGACCACTACTCCCACTCGGTCGCTGCACGGGGGAAAAATGCGAAAGCGTTTGTGAGCACCCACCTCAGCCGTGAGGGATACAAATCACCGTGGGACCATGAGCCGTGGGGGAAAACTTACGGCACACACTCCCCAATGCAGAAGGCTTATAAAGCCGACGGAAAACTGCTCATGCTCGGTGTTGACTACAACACTTCGACGTATGTTCACTTCGTGGAAGTCCTCTATTGGCATGAGTTGCTTGAACGGGATTCCGAAATGCCTTATCCCGCGCTGGATCGACCGCTACTTGGAGAATTCTGGGACGAAGTAGGAAACCTGGACCGGGGATTGCTGGGAAATTCTAACTGCCGACTCTTTCGCATTCAGGCATATATCCATACCCTCTTGCGTGAAGTCAAGACAAATCCCGACCCTTATCTGAAGACACGCCTTCCTAAACACCTCCACAGCCGGCCAACGGGTTGA